A window from Pokkaliibacter sp. MBI-7 encodes these proteins:
- a CDS encoding RidA family protein, protein MPHLSPAIRTGSLLFLSGQLAFDDQGQIGGDIEAQTALTLEHQFAVLAQHGLSPENVVKAGVWLTEPGNFQRFDQAFARAFGTHRPTRSTVISQLAIEGALVEIDLIASFEPLDR, encoded by the coding sequence ATGCCACATCTTTCTCCTGCCATCCGGACGGGTTCACTGCTTTTCCTGTCGGGCCAACTCGCATTTGACGATCAAGGCCAAATCGGGGGAGATATTGAAGCCCAAACCGCATTGACTCTCGAACATCAGTTCGCCGTGTTGGCCCAGCACGGCCTATCCCCTGAAAACGTAGTAAAGGCAGGCGTGTGGCTCACCGAGCCGGGAAATTTCCAGCGATTCGACCAGGCCTTTGCACGCGCTTTCGGTACGCACCGCCCTACGCGCTCCACCGTGATTTCCCAGCTTGCGATTGAAGGGGCATTGGTCGAAATCGATCTGATCGCGTCCTTTGAGCCGCTTGATCGCTAA
- a CDS encoding LysE family transporter has translation MLDVFAYAIGIMYSPGPVNFLALNAGLHGQGRQTLGFCVGVGFGIFIPLLAFSLLGAGLITPARLTLISALGCLYIAYLGVKIAIASLRVEVQPQSVRALSGRDGMLMQLLNPKGLAATLPLATIHLPAIGAHGSQLLLLCGVLAVLAGGAPLSYALAGAVLGKRLQHPGYLRLFNMLMAALLLFAAGSLAYKQVYLGQFG, from the coding sequence ATGTTGGATGTGTTCGCCTATGCCATTGGCATTATGTATTCGCCCGGTCCGGTCAATTTTCTGGCGCTCAATGCCGGACTGCACGGCCAGGGCAGGCAAACACTGGGGTTCTGTGTGGGCGTGGGTTTCGGCATTTTTATCCCGCTGCTGGCGTTCAGCCTGCTGGGGGCGGGGTTGATCACCCCTGCCCGGCTGACGCTGATCAGCGCTCTGGGCTGTCTCTATATCGCTTATCTGGGAGTGAAGATTGCCATCGCCAGCCTCAGGGTGGAGGTGCAGCCTCAGTCGGTCAGAGCCCTGAGCGGGCGCGACGGTATGCTGATGCAGCTGCTGAATCCCAAAGGGCTGGCCGCCACGCTGCCGCTGGCCACTATTCATCTGCCAGCTATCGGTGCTCATGGCAGTCAGCTGCTGCTGTTATGTGGGGTGCTGGCCGTCCTCGCCGGAGGAGCACCGCTGAGCTATGCGCTAGCCGGTGCCGTACTGGGGAAACGCCTGCAGCATCCGGGCTATCTGCGTCTGTTCAATATGCTGATGGCGGCGTTGTTACTGTTTGCCGCGGGTTCGCTGGCTTATAAGCAGGTGTACTTGGGTCAGTTCGGCTGA
- a CDS encoding Lrp/AsnC family transcriptional regulator yields MLDQHTLGLPDIVIIEITLERHDEIFGRVGKALVELPEVMEAYLVTGEYDYLIMVAVAGTVGYECFLREKLYKLPGLRHSRSTFALRCLKRIHSVLP; encoded by the coding sequence ATGCTCGATCAGCATACCCTGGGCCTGCCGGACATCGTGATTATCGAAATCACGCTGGAGCGCCACGACGAGATATTCGGCCGCGTTGGCAAAGCGCTGGTCGAGCTTCCGGAAGTGATGGAAGCTTATCTGGTCACCGGAGAGTACGACTATCTGATCATGGTGGCAGTTGCCGGCACCGTCGGCTACGAGTGCTTTCTCCGAGAAAAGCTGTACAAACTTCCCGGGCTCCGGCACAGCCGTTCAACGTTCGCACTGCGCTGCCTCAAGCGCATTCATTCCGTGCTGCCGTGA
- a CDS encoding VOC family protein, whose amino-acid sequence MNAHHALNYVEFAACDLQASKAFFTEVFGWHFDDYGPDYTAFSEAGLNGGFYRAERASRVADGAALLVLYSDSLEHSQQRVEQAGGVISTAIFAFPGGRRFHFIEPSGNELAVWSDR is encoded by the coding sequence ATGAATGCGCACCATGCCCTGAATTACGTGGAGTTCGCTGCCTGTGATCTGCAGGCCAGCAAAGCGTTTTTCACCGAGGTCTTTGGCTGGCACTTTGATGACTACGGCCCGGACTACACGGCCTTCAGCGAAGCCGGGCTGAACGGCGGCTTCTATCGTGCCGAGCGCGCTTCGCGGGTCGCTGACGGGGCCGCCTTGCTGGTGCTCTACAGTGACAGTCTGGAGCACAGCCAGCAGCGGGTGGAACAGGCGGGCGGAGTGATCAGTACGGCGATTTTTGCCTTTCCCGGCGGCCGCCGCTTTCACTTTATTGAGCCCAGTGGCAATGAACTGGCAGTGTGGTCTGATCGCTGA
- a CDS encoding alpha/beta fold hydrolase: protein MSYPLLRLLCWSVLTLLLIYLLICAGLFLWQRSLLYFPQPSHYRDAAHTLMLPVAGATLQVTTEVRPGPRALIYFGGNAEDVSLNLATFAQAFPDRAIYLLHYRGYGQSSGEPGEAALQQDALALFDQVAQQHQDIAVIGRSLGSGVATWLASQRPVSRLVLVTPYDSIEAVAAGQYPYVPVSWLLRDKYLSWRDAPAITAPTLLLVAANDRLIPPSHSQRLLQAFRPGVAQLTTLADTDHASISTSPHYLPLLQQGIGSPP, encoded by the coding sequence ATGTCTTACCCGCTGCTGCGTCTGTTGTGCTGGTCAGTACTGACCTTGCTGCTCATTTATCTGCTGATCTGTGCCGGGCTTTTTCTGTGGCAGCGCTCGCTGCTGTATTTCCCCCAGCCCAGCCATTATCGGGATGCCGCTCATACACTGATGCTGCCGGTGGCGGGTGCGACACTGCAGGTGACTACCGAGGTGCGCCCGGGGCCGCGGGCGCTGATCTACTTCGGCGGCAATGCCGAAGATGTCTCTCTTAATCTGGCTACCTTTGCTCAGGCTTTCCCTGACCGGGCAATCTATCTGCTGCATTACCGGGGCTACGGCCAGAGCAGCGGTGAGCCGGGTGAAGCGGCGCTGCAGCAGGATGCACTGGCGCTGTTCGATCAGGTGGCGCAGCAGCATCAGGATATTGCCGTGATTGGCCGCAGCCTCGGCAGCGGGGTGGCTACCTGGCTGGCCAGTCAGCGCCCTGTGTCGCGACTGGTGCTGGTAACACCTTATGACAGCATTGAAGCTGTGGCCGCCGGGCAGTATCCCTACGTGCCGGTATCCTGGCTGCTGCGCGATAAATATCTGTCGTGGCGGGATGCCCCGGCCATCACCGCCCCGACGTTGCTGCTGGTCGCCGCTAATGACCGGCTGATTCCGCCTTCCCACAGTCAGCGCCTGCTGCAGGCGTTTCGTCCCGGTGTGGCACAGCTGACGACGCTGGCCGATACCGATCACGCCAGCATCTCCACCAGCCCGCACTATCTGCCCTTGTTGCAGCAGGGGATCGGCTCTCCTCCCTAG
- a CDS encoding zinc-binding alcohol dehydrogenase family protein, with the protein MKAVGYWKKGLAISDPHSLEDIELPEPEKPTGRDILVRVRAVAVNPRDIKSRMSIEPSGGKPVVLGYDASGVVEAVGEQVELFRPGDEVFYAGVLDRQGCNAELQRVDERIVGRKPSTISHAAAASLPLTSLTAWEMLFDRLQLPMGGGSGEALLVIGGAGGVPSMALQFARQLSDVAVVATASRPESQSWVRSLGAQHVVDHSRPLAAQIAAIEGLAPVSRIFSTHTNTASWAEMAAIIAPQGRIGLIDDPDPLDLRLMKFKSVSIHWEAMFTRPMFATVDMQRQHEILNTVADLIDAGKLRATAVTDYGSINAANLRRAHTALEAGHVIGKITLSGF; encoded by the coding sequence ATGAAAGCAGTTGGTTACTGGAAAAAAGGGTTGGCAATTTCCGATCCACATTCGCTTGAGGACATCGAGCTTCCAGAGCCTGAAAAGCCGACAGGCCGGGATATTCTGGTTAGAGTGCGCGCGGTTGCCGTCAATCCGCGTGATATCAAGAGTCGCATGAGCATCGAGCCATCGGGAGGGAAGCCGGTGGTACTTGGCTACGATGCGTCGGGCGTCGTCGAAGCGGTTGGAGAACAGGTGGAATTATTCCGGCCTGGCGACGAGGTCTTTTATGCGGGCGTTCTTGATCGTCAAGGCTGCAATGCCGAATTGCAGCGGGTGGATGAACGGATCGTCGGCCGCAAGCCTTCGACCATTAGCCATGCTGCCGCCGCGTCCCTCCCGCTCACCAGCCTGACCGCGTGGGAGATGCTTTTCGACCGGCTTCAACTTCCGATGGGTGGCGGCTCCGGCGAGGCGCTTCTGGTCATCGGTGGTGCCGGCGGCGTGCCCTCGATGGCGCTTCAGTTTGCCCGGCAGCTCAGCGACGTAGCCGTCGTTGCGACAGCCTCACGGCCAGAAAGTCAGTCTTGGGTACGTTCGCTCGGTGCACAACATGTTGTCGACCACTCCCGCCCACTGGCCGCGCAAATAGCAGCAATCGAAGGGCTTGCTCCCGTCAGCCGAATTTTCTCGACGCATACGAATACGGCCAGTTGGGCCGAAATGGCGGCGATCATCGCACCGCAGGGGCGCATCGGACTGATTGATGACCCCGACCCCCTCGACCTGCGCCTGATGAAGTTCAAGAGCGTTTCGATACATTGGGAGGCGATGTTCACCCGGCCGATGTTTGCCACCGTTGACATGCAACGGCAGCACGAGATCCTCAATACCGTGGCCGACCTGATCGACGCAGGAAAGCTGCGAGCTACCGCAGTAACGGACTACGGCAGCATCAATGCCGCAAATCTCAGACGAGCACACACCGCGCTCGAAGCGGGGCACGTCATCGGCAAAATCACCCTGTCCGGCTTCTGA
- a CDS encoding type VI secretion system tube protein Hcp, with protein MQSNTYLNYEGIKGETSAEQFKDMITLLSMDWAIDRVVTAHTGTAMDREASAARLGDITITKFQDRSSPDLFKESTIGKAKSAIFHMTKQGDKVEEIMKIELTDAMISHYSVSIQDDRPVETIRISYTEMMMTVTPTDDDNNVMAPLVYGYSGLKGQQM; from the coding sequence ATGCAAAGTAATACCTACCTGAACTACGAAGGCATCAAGGGCGAAACCTCTGCCGAACAGTTCAAAGACATGATCACCCTGCTGTCCATGGACTGGGCTATCGACCGTGTGGTAACCGCGCATACCGGTACTGCCATGGACCGTGAAGCCAGTGCTGCACGTCTGGGTGACATCACCATCACCAAATTCCAGGACCGCTCCTCTCCCGACCTGTTCAAGGAATCCACCATTGGCAAAGCCAAAAGTGCGATCTTCCACATGACCAAGCAGGGCGACAAAGTCGAAGAAATCATGAAGATCGAACTGACCGACGCCATGATTTCTCACTACAGCGTATCCATTCAGGATGACCGTCCCGTAGAGACCATCCGCATTTCTTACACCGAAATGATGATGACCGTGACCCCCACCGACGACGACAACAACGTCATGGCGCCGTTGGTCTACGGTTACAGCGGCCTCAAAGGCCAGCAGATGTAA
- a CDS encoding AsnC family transcriptional regulator has protein sequence MSEVNCTRGNRYIRPVFAFCPTASVEIFHGRSSLDDQIGQADDIDRQILRVLASDGRVNNQQLAEQVNLSATPCWNRVTALEEAAVISG, from the coding sequence TTGTCAGAAGTTAACTGCACCAGAGGAAACCGTTACATCAGACCGGTGTTTGCGTTCTGCCCTACAGCATCTGTTGAAATCTTTCACGGCCGCTCGTCTCTTGACGACCAAATCGGGCAGGCGGACGATATTGACCGCCAGATACTGCGGGTGCTGGCAAGTGATGGCCGAGTGAACAATCAGCAGTTGGCCGAGCAGGTCAACCTTTCGGCGACGCCGTGCTGGAATCGAGTCACAGCCCTTGAGGAGGCCGCGGTCATCAGCGGCTAG
- a CDS encoding PhzF family phenazine biosynthesis protein, which produces MIVQHISAFSNGSQGGNPAGVVLCDEMPDAAVMQNLAKDVGYSETVFATPVEGGWRVRYFAPDVEVDFCGHATIALGAALARRVGAGSFTLKLNRADITVEGYLSETAWGASFQSPPTRSGPVSDAVLNEALALFALDRGALDPRIPPAIAHGGGDHLILALKDRETLRTMHYDLEEGRKLAQRQGVLTFSLLYAEQPRVFHARNPFPLGGVYEDPATGAAAAALAGYLRDIGWPHEGSIVICQGEDMGIPSRLQADITSQRGSSIRVSGAARSIRASQEAPS; this is translated from the coding sequence ATGATCGTCCAACACATTTCGGCCTTCTCGAACGGATCACAGGGCGGCAATCCTGCTGGTGTCGTACTTTGCGACGAGATGCCGGACGCTGCCGTGATGCAGAATCTGGCGAAGGACGTGGGTTATTCCGAAACCGTCTTCGCCACGCCAGTCGAAGGGGGCTGGCGGGTACGCTATTTCGCTCCTGACGTCGAAGTCGATTTTTGCGGGCATGCCACCATAGCACTCGGTGCCGCTCTGGCGCGTCGTGTGGGTGCGGGCTCCTTCACGCTGAAACTCAACCGCGCCGACATCACCGTCGAGGGATACTTGTCCGAGACGGCTTGGGGCGCATCCTTTCAATCACCGCCGACACGCAGCGGCCCGGTGTCGGACGCGGTATTGAACGAAGCCCTGGCTCTGTTTGCTTTGGACAGAGGTGCGCTGGATCCCCGGATACCGCCGGCGATAGCTCATGGCGGCGGCGATCATCTCATTCTGGCCCTCAAGGACCGGGAAACACTTCGCACAATGCACTATGACCTGGAAGAAGGTCGGAAGCTGGCTCAACGCCAGGGGGTGCTTACCTTCAGTCTGCTCTACGCCGAGCAGCCAAGAGTATTTCACGCGAGAAACCCCTTCCCCCTGGGCGGCGTCTATGAAGACCCTGCCACAGGCGCCGCAGCCGCCGCGCTGGCGGGTTATCTGCGAGACATCGGCTGGCCGCACGAAGGCTCAATCGTGATCTGCCAGGGTGAGGACATGGGCATTCCATCCCGCCTGCAGGCCGACATCACCTCGCAACGCGGTTCAAGCATCCGGGTATCCGGCGCAGCCAGATCCATTCGAGCCTCCCAGGAGGCGCCGTCGTGA
- a CDS encoding fumarylacetoacetate hydrolase family protein, with the protein MEIGSAKAASELLVRHWKEGAVLTSLPPSVRPANREEGYLIQGQIETLSNRPLFGWKIAATSTAGQQHIGIDGPIAGRLLEEMVHHNGDEVPFGANRMRVAEAEFAFRLGRDLPPRVGGYEMAEVLDAISGLYLAIEIPDSRYADFVAVGGPQLIADNACAHRFVLGPKAPAIWRQLDLASHRVAGKVVGRLAREGVGSNVLGDPRIALTWLANELSSIGVTLAAGQTVTTGTCLIPLDVNPGDVISADFGVLGQVACRLTDH; encoded by the coding sequence ATGGAAATCGGATCAGCAAAGGCTGCGTCAGAACTCCTGGTACGACATTGGAAAGAGGGCGCGGTGCTGACATCCCTGCCACCCTCTGTGCGTCCGGCGAACCGGGAAGAAGGGTATCTGATCCAGGGGCAAATCGAAACGCTGAGTAACAGGCCGCTATTTGGCTGGAAGATCGCCGCAACCAGCACGGCAGGTCAGCAGCATATTGGTATCGACGGGCCAATTGCAGGCCGTCTGCTCGAAGAAATGGTGCACCATAACGGCGATGAAGTTCCGTTTGGCGCGAACCGAATGCGCGTCGCGGAAGCTGAGTTTGCCTTCCGTCTGGGACGAGACCTGCCGCCGCGCGTAGGTGGCTATGAAATGGCTGAGGTGCTTGACGCGATCTCCGGACTTTATCTCGCAATCGAGATACCCGACTCACGTTATGCAGATTTCGTCGCTGTCGGCGGCCCGCAGCTAATTGCTGACAATGCGTGCGCTCACCGATTTGTACTCGGTCCTAAAGCGCCCGCAATCTGGCGGCAACTCGATCTGGCGTCGCATCGCGTGGCCGGCAAAGTCGTGGGTCGTCTGGCGCGTGAAGGGGTCGGGTCAAACGTGCTCGGTGACCCGCGTATCGCTCTAACGTGGCTCGCCAACGAACTGTCCTCAATTGGCGTCACATTAGCAGCCGGTCAGACAGTCACGACAGGCACATGCCTGATCCCGCTCGACGTGAATCCTGGTGACGTGATTTCGGCCGATTTCGGTGTCCTTGGCCAAGTGGCCTGTCGCTTAACGGACCATTGA
- a CDS encoding 2TM domain-containing protein has product MIVRKLRLQRGWSQEQLAQLTGLSVRTIQRIERGQNPGLESLNALAAVFEVPLSQLQTENAMPIHTSGSQPAPTESAHSTAGLSLQEQQVMEQVRDIKGFYSHCIKYALIISLLFVINLSTSPGHIWAWWPMLGWGIGLAFHGLNVFEVFQFFGPAWEKRQVEKRLGRKL; this is encoded by the coding sequence ATGATAGTACGCAAGTTACGGCTGCAACGGGGATGGTCACAGGAGCAGCTGGCACAACTGACGGGGCTTAGTGTGCGGACTATTCAGCGTATAGAGCGCGGCCAGAACCCCGGTCTGGAAAGCCTCAACGCCCTTGCTGCCGTGTTCGAAGTGCCTTTGAGCCAATTGCAAACGGAGAACGCTATGCCTATTCACACATCAGGCAGCCAGCCGGCACCGACCGAATCCGCCCATAGCACAGCAGGGCTGAGCCTGCAGGAACAGCAGGTCATGGAGCAGGTACGTGACATCAAGGGGTTTTATTCCCACTGCATCAAGTACGCGCTGATTATCAGCCTGCTGTTTGTGATCAACCTGTCCACCAGCCCCGGCCATATCTGGGCATGGTGGCCCATGCTGGGCTGGGGTATCGGCCTGGCCTTTCATGGTCTCAACGTGTTTGAAGTATTTCAGTTTTTTGGTCCGGCCTGGGAAAAGCGTCAGGTCGAAAAACGTCTGGGGCGCAAGCTGTAA
- a CDS encoding VOC family protein, with amino-acid sequence MNPVVHFEMPYDDAERMQTFYTAAFGWQMQALGEQMGHYVLATTTRMDANPGMPAGAINGGFYPKRADCPLYPSVVIAVADITEAMAKVSVAGGEVLGEPMEIPGIGLYVAFHDTEGNRVSMLQAFPQTSM; translated from the coding sequence ATGAATCCTGTCGTCCATTTCGAAATGCCCTATGACGATGCTGAGCGTATGCAGACCTTCTACACCGCCGCCTTTGGCTGGCAGATGCAGGCGCTGGGTGAACAGATGGGCCATTATGTGCTGGCCACCACCACCCGGATGGACGCCAACCCCGGGATGCCTGCCGGGGCGATCAATGGCGGTTTCTATCCCAAGCGGGCAGACTGTCCGCTGTATCCGTCGGTAGTGATTGCGGTGGCTGATATTACCGAGGCCATGGCCAAGGTCAGTGTCGCAGGGGGTGAAGTGCTGGGTGAGCCGATGGAAATCCCCGGTATCGGGTTGTATGTGGCCTTCCATGACACTGAGGGCAATCGCGTCAGCATGCTGCAGGCATTTCCTCAGACGAGTATGTAA
- a CDS encoding LysR family transcriptional regulator yields the protein MTKLDNRHIDEMAALLALAATHSFAAAGKMVERHPTIISKRIASLEVRLGVRLVERTTRQVQLTDVGKRLADKFRAATDLIHEAQQEAAETAAELQGCLKLALPATMGRLWLAPQLPFFMAQHPKLELDVDYSDAFVDLVEGGFDAAIRIGHLPDSGFVARKLADHRRILTASPSYIERYGIPREPADLLTHNCLGNPRLNSFPIWRLSDGGRVEMIRTCGTLRTNDSMALLEAARAGIGILGAGEWLPARDLAAGTLVRVLPQWAFDGDGGIYLVRPSRRYASARTEAFVAWIAEIFRLIPWSGPEQRSHDGELTAR from the coding sequence ATGACCAAATTGGACAACCGCCATATCGACGAGATGGCCGCTTTGCTGGCGCTCGCCGCCACCCATTCCTTCGCCGCTGCAGGGAAAATGGTTGAACGCCATCCAACCATCATCTCGAAACGCATTGCTTCGCTGGAAGTGCGCCTGGGCGTTCGTCTGGTTGAGCGGACGACACGGCAAGTGCAACTGACCGATGTCGGAAAGCGTTTGGCCGACAAATTCAGAGCGGCAACAGACCTGATCCACGAGGCGCAACAGGAGGCAGCCGAGACGGCGGCAGAACTCCAGGGATGCTTGAAGTTGGCGTTGCCGGCGACAATGGGACGCTTGTGGCTTGCGCCCCAATTGCCGTTTTTTATGGCACAGCACCCGAAATTGGAACTTGATGTCGATTACAGCGACGCCTTCGTCGATCTTGTGGAGGGAGGATTCGACGCTGCCATTCGCATCGGCCATCTGCCCGATAGCGGATTCGTGGCGCGCAAGCTCGCCGATCATCGGCGTATCCTTACCGCCTCCCCGAGCTATATCGAGCGCTACGGCATACCACGTGAGCCCGCAGACCTGCTGACGCATAACTGCCTCGGCAATCCGCGCCTCAACTCCTTTCCCATCTGGCGCCTGTCTGACGGAGGCCGTGTAGAAATGATTCGTACGTGTGGAACGCTGCGGACCAACGACAGCATGGCATTGCTCGAAGCGGCGCGGGCCGGGATCGGCATTCTGGGCGCCGGCGAATGGCTGCCCGCTCGCGACCTTGCTGCGGGCACATTGGTTCGTGTCCTGCCTCAATGGGCTTTCGATGGTGATGGCGGCATCTACCTCGTCCGACCATCGCGTCGCTACGCTTCCGCGCGTACGGAAGCCTTTGTTGCCTGGATTGCCGAGATCTTTCGTTTGATCCCGTGGTCCGGTCCTGAGCAGCGGTCACATGATGGAGAATTGACTGCACGATAG
- a CDS encoding response regulator transcription factor, giving the protein MNVLLIEDEQRIAEFVCAGLKEQGFRVDHCADGNTGMDYASTRTFDVILLDIMVPGRDGLSILKALRKQGSTTPVILLTARNELDDRIEGLNLGADDYLAKPFYVEELVARMLALLRRATGERQNTLSLGGLTLDRLSREVRSGSEVIELTGREFNLLEYLMRSPGRVFTRTQILEHVWGYDFDPQTNVVDVCIRRIRKKLEQTGATPIEAIRGVGYRLNKPDGSM; this is encoded by the coding sequence ATGAATGTTTTGCTGATCGAAGATGAACAACGTATCGCTGAATTTGTTTGTGCAGGTCTGAAAGAACAGGGCTTTCGTGTCGATCACTGTGCCGATGGCAACACCGGCATGGACTACGCCAGCACCCGCACCTTCGATGTCATTCTGCTCGACATCATGGTGCCGGGGCGTGATGGCCTGTCGATTCTCAAGGCACTGCGCAAACAGGGCAGCACCACGCCGGTGATTCTGCTGACCGCCCGCAACGAGCTGGATGACCGTATCGAAGGTCTCAACCTCGGTGCCGACGATTACCTCGCCAAGCCCTTCTACGTGGAAGAGCTGGTGGCCCGCATGCTGGCCTTGCTGCGACGAGCCACTGGTGAGCGGCAGAACACCCTGAGTCTGGGAGGCCTCACCCTCGACCGCCTCAGCCGCGAAGTCCGCAGCGGCAGTGAAGTGATCGAGCTGACCGGTCGCGAATTCAACCTGCTGGAGTACCTGATGCGTTCTCCCGGCAGGGTGTTTACCCGCACCCAGATTCTCGAACATGTCTGGGGTTATGACTTCGACCCCCAGACCAACGTGGTGGACGTCTGCATCCGGCGCATACGTAAGAAACTGGAACAAACGGGTGCTACCCCCATCGAAGCCATAAGGGGGGTCGGTTACCGTCTGAACAAACCGGATGGCTCGATGTGA
- a CDS encoding MAPEG family protein, with protein MNWQCGLIAEPLLSRGAMMTIGLYAGLLGLIYIFLSYRVIAGRRHYRVALGDNHIAPLQRCIRVHGNFMEYVPFALILLLLLELNGMPPLLLHLLGGLLVLGRVLHAYGVNAEQENLRFRISGMVATINVLLVASLVLIGSALG; from the coding sequence ATGAACTGGCAGTGTGGTCTGATCGCTGAACCGTTGTTGTCCAGAGGTGCCATGATGACCATCGGTTTATACGCAGGCCTGCTGGGCCTGATCTATATCTTCCTGTCTTATCGGGTGATTGCCGGGCGCCGTCACTATCGGGTGGCGCTGGGTGACAACCACATCGCCCCGCTGCAGCGGTGTATTCGGGTGCACGGTAACTTTATGGAATACGTGCCCTTTGCCCTGATATTGCTGCTTTTGCTGGAACTGAATGGCATGCCGCCGCTGTTGCTGCACCTGCTGGGCGGCCTGCTGGTGCTCGGCCGTGTGCTGCATGCCTATGGGGTGAATGCTGAGCAGGAGAACCTGCGCTTTCGTATCAGCGGGATGGTGGCCACGATCAATGTGCTGCTGGTGGCGTCGCTGGTATTGATAGGTTCGGCGCTGGGGTGA